From Neodiprion pinetum isolate iyNeoPine1 chromosome 7, iyNeoPine1.2, whole genome shotgun sequence, a single genomic window includes:
- the LOC138191322 gene encoding uncharacterized protein, with protein sequence MEDKKTAIRLLRKDIFMTTIDLKDSLPQSKRNQIYDLASKFQTISHCQIRKFAEFIGILVAASPGVRYENLYIKNFEREKFLALQKTNGNYDKTMEISDNLIPDLEWWTRNIKECVNPIRENHFEMEIFSDASLTGWGVVCEGNRSHGFWNMEERKEHINYLELKAVFYGLKCFAKDKHSCEILLRVDNTTALSYINRMSSIQFPKLSNLSKEIWQWCEIRDLGNFASYISSRDNKDADEESRVKQNETEWELASWAYNQVDTTFGKFDIDLFASNVNAKCRKFVSWHRDPEACAVDAFTIPWTNLYFYAFPPFAVILRTIKKIIAEKANGVLVVPFWPTQSWYPLFQKLFAITSVANLAFPGCREVIGQAFVMTGVPQESVPVVMASLSEGTIKRYRKALSLWWDFCQKKRANPFQAPVSSVLEFLTVSLSHVKTYGTLNSYRSALALIVIGDIGQQPVIKRFFRGVAQLRPQSAKYEEIWDPDPVLCYLKTLWPHDTLSFEDLTKKLVMLLALVTAQRVQTLSKIRLSCIDKTDTEIKVKIIDRIKTSGLGRKQPLLCLPFFEKQPKLCVATVLDCYIKRSAGLRPNNEDFLLITCKKPHRMATTQSIRRWIKEVMAKSGIDTNTFGSHRCMECQLKKLTRVKTKQPMVLTDTPGSSFDKISMDIQRGTMSKIILMITLWFPAVTWALVGYDCGGTSRNTSIIDTANIGKCDIPQREPSSENIHVQLLQLAEFHHIDIIQCKI encoded by the exons ATGGAGGACAAAAAGACAGCGATTCGACTATTGCgaaaagacatttttatgacGACAATAGACCTGAAGGATTC ATTACCACAAAGCAAGAGAAATCAAATATATGATCTTGCGAGCAAGTTTCAGACCATCAGTCATTGTCAAATCAGGAAATTTGCCGaatttattggaattttaGTAGCTGCCAGTCCCGGGGTTCGATATGAGAATTTATACAtcaagaattttgaaagagaaaaatttttagctttGCAAAAAACAAATGGAAATTACGATAAAACCATGGAAATATCGGACAATCTAATCCCAGACTTAGAGTGGTGGACAAGAAATATAAAAGAGTGCGTCAACCCGATAAGAGAAAACCATTTTGAGATGGAAATCTTCAGCGATGCCTCGTTAACAGGCTGGGGAGTagtttgcgagggaaatcggtCACATGGGTTTTGGAACATGGAAGAGCGAAAAgaacatattaattatctcgAATTAAAAGCGGTATTTTACGGACTCAAATGCTTCGCCAAGGATAAACATTCGTGTGAAATATTGCTTCGTGTCGATAATACGACGGCGTTATCGTACATAAACCGTATGAGTAGCATTCAGTTTCCAAAGTTGTCAAATTTGTCAAAGGAAATCTGGCAATGGTGCGAGATTCGCGACTTGGGGAATTTCGCTTCGTACATTAGTTCTCGCGACAATAAAGACGCAGACGAGGAATCGAGAGTCAAGCAAAACGAAACCGAATGGGAATTAGCTAGCTGGGCATATAATCAAGTAGATACAACCTTCGGGAAATTCGACATAGATTTGTTCGCATCGAACGTAAATGCAAAGTGCAGAAAATTCGTCTCATGGCACAGAGACCCAGAGGCGTGCGCGGTAGATGCTTTTACCATACCGTggacaaatttatatttctacGCTTTTCCACCATTCGCTGTCATCCTCAGAacaatcaaaaaaataattgctgaGAAAGCAAACGGGGTGTTGGTTGTGCCTTTCTGGCCAACACAGTCGTGGTACCCCCTGTTTCAGAAATTGTTT GCAATTACATCCGTTGCGAACCTCGCTTTCCCTGGTTGTCGGGAAGTTATCGGGCAAGCGTTTGTCATGACAGGCGTTCCTCAAGAGTCCGTACCGGTTGTGATGGCATCGTTGTCCGAAGGAACCATTAAGCGATACCGGAAGGCATTAAGTCTCTGGTGGGATTTTTGTCAAAAGAAGAGAGCCAACCCTTTTCAGGCTCCAGTTTCATCTGTTCTCGAGTTCTTAACCGTCTCTTTATCCCACGTAAAAACTTATGGGACGTTAAACTCGTATAGATCAGCTTTAGCGTTAATAGTTATAGGCGATATAGGGCAACAGCCCGTTATAAAGAGATTCTTTCGAGGTGTGGCTCAGCTACGCCCGCAATCAgcaaaatatgaagaaatttGGGACCCTGACCCAGTTTTATGTTATCTAAAAACTCTTTGGCCGCACGACACTCTGTCGTTTGAGGATTTGACAAAGAAATTAGTCATGTTATTAGCGTTAGTGACAGCACAAAGAGTGCAAACGCTGTCAAAAATTAGATTAAGCTGTATCGACAAGACTGACACAGAGATTAAAGTCAAGATCATAGATCGTATAAAAACTTCGGGTCTGGGGAGAAAGCAACCCTTATTGTGTCTGCcgtttttcgaaaaacaacCTAAGTTGTGTGTAGCTACGGTCTTAGACTGTTACATCAAGCGTTCGGCAGGTTTGCGACCTAATAACGAAGATTTCTTACTGATAACATGTAAAAAACCTCACCGTATGGCAACAACGCAATCTATACGAAGGTGGATAAAGGAAGTGATGGCCAAAAGTGGCATTGATACAAATACTTTCGGTTCACACA GATGTATGGAATGTCAACTCAAAAAACTAACTAGAGTAAAAACTAAGCAACCTATGGTATTAACCGATACACCAGGTTCAAGCTTTGACAAAATATCTATGGACATT CAAAGGGGAACAATGAGTAAAATCATTCTTATGATCACGTTATGGTTTCCCGCCGTAACTTGGGCACTGGTGGGATACGACTGTGGAGGAACATCAAGAAACACATCAATCATCGATACGGCCAATATCGGAAAATGCGACATACCGCAGAGGGAACCCagttctgaaaatattcacgTCCAACTACTTCAATTAGCCGAATTTCATCATATAGACATCATTCAATGTAAAATTTAG